A section of the Leptospira terpstrae serovar Hualin str. LT 11-33 = ATCC 700639 genome encodes:
- a CDS encoding helix-turn-helix domain-containing protein: MLRKKRGIKQYDMARALGVSPSYLSKIETGAQDPTEKFKSSCAKYLKTSVDKLFNESAVEDIYPEFSNGLKNKLWAVRRELGIKQYDFAKKLKVSTPFLSKVELGLLEPPEDFKNLVSKVLKMEKNELFLG; this comes from the coding sequence ATGCTTCGAAAGAAGAGAGGTATCAAACAGTACGATATGGCAAGGGCACTGGGAGTTTCTCCGAGTTACCTATCCAAAATTGAGACTGGAGCCCAAGATCCGACTGAAAAATTCAAGTCATCTTGTGCAAAGTATCTCAAAACCTCTGTTGATAAACTTTTCAACGAAAGCGCTGTGGAAGACATCTACCCTGAGTTTTCCAATGGATTGAAAAACAAACTTTGGGCAGTCAGACGCGAATTAGGAATCAAACAATACGATTTCGCAAAGAAATTGAAGGTTTCTACTCCATTTCTGTCAAAAGTGGAACTTGGACTTTTGGAACCACCGGAAGATTTTAAGAATCTGGTCTCCAAAGTTCTAAAAATGGAAAAAAACGAGCTATTTCTCGGCTAA
- a CDS encoding diacylglycerol/polyprenol kinase family protein, whose translation MNSGFNFFRKIWHVLGLIIPVTLFFDPFRDAFGLVYATRAILVTLLAVLLLALFVLELIRLNHSGFENFFYKYFGFLMKESERQRFNGTVPYFFANFLVVLFFPAEIAILAILFLVIGDPFAAYVGSRYGKHRFYNGKSLEGIVGFLIPAFLFSVLALFLITKSQPGSFLAIFDPQTELLWTPIYLVFFSVVAACVTEFFASTTAKGLIDDNLLIPVVGAIVLSVLSLLYLDYTPMDFFFDPQALYIQK comes from the coding sequence GTGAATTCAGGATTTAATTTTTTCCGTAAAATTTGGCATGTGCTCGGGCTCATCATTCCCGTGACTCTTTTTTTTGATCCCTTCCGCGATGCGTTCGGTCTAGTATATGCTACGCGTGCCATTCTTGTCACTTTACTTGCAGTACTCCTTCTTGCACTCTTTGTATTAGAACTGATTCGCCTTAACCATTCCGGTTTTGAAAACTTCTTTTACAAATACTTTGGATTTCTAATGAAAGAATCCGAAAGGCAAAGATTCAACGGAACTGTTCCTTATTTTTTTGCTAATTTTCTCGTTGTATTGTTCTTTCCCGCAGAGATTGCGATACTTGCGATTTTATTTTTAGTAATAGGAGATCCTTTTGCCGCTTACGTAGGGAGTCGGTATGGCAAACATAGATTCTATAATGGGAAATCTCTAGAAGGGATTGTTGGATTTTTAATTCCGGCATTTTTATTTTCTGTTCTCGCATTATTTCTTATTACAAAGTCCCAACCAGGTAGTTTTCTTGCGATCTTCGACCCACAAACAGAGCTTTTATGGACACCAATTTACTTAGTTTTCTTTTCTGTAGTGGCAGCTTGCGTAACTGAGTTTTTTGCCAGCACAACTGCGAAAGGACTGATTGACGACAACCTTCTCATTCCCGTCGTAGGAGCTATTGTCCTTTCTGTGCTTTCTTTATTGTATTTGGATTACACACCCATGGATTTTTTCTTCGATCCGCAGGCACTCTACATTCAAAAGTAA
- a CDS encoding TldD/PmbA family protein, translating into MDRLSIEKRLDGQKELLSGLVKKAKSNGIDQVEIYSSYGYSEDVSLEKNDLNNCTATEENMFGIRVIAEGNQGFIISNHIPSLYQSIEEAYSLAKSQSTPDFDLGLPEPESIPNHFNQYDLSLDTMGIEDLVATAKEALGWRNDLYSKVNIDSGDFSLSKGYKLIVSSKGVMAHELGAELSASVMGMGVDGDLVGSFDYDSASGFNKDQFHTLWKKAFTNFGDKCMGALYAKPISGFQGKVLLPPEAVYSFFLGLFIGSLNGTSLRKGKSKMAGKLEEKVASSLLSIWDDPTNERFMGSTGFDREGLPTSKKPILTEGVLHTYFYNTYEAKKAGLIKSNGCATGGAQSLPGCGPKQLQIAPGSSSKEEFFKLPGKTLFVNRISGTKDGASGDFSGVIKGGYVLENGEKIPVREVQIVGNAFDTLNQIEAISKEGELLGESSFVPYMLLDGFTITGVTEN; encoded by the coding sequence ATGGATCGTTTATCGATTGAAAAACGGTTAGACGGCCAAAAGGAACTACTTTCCGGACTTGTAAAAAAGGCAAAATCCAATGGAATCGACCAAGTGGAAATTTATTCCAGTTATGGTTATTCGGAAGATGTCAGTTTAGAAAAAAATGACTTAAACAACTGTACGGCGACAGAAGAAAATATGTTTGGAATCCGTGTAATTGCGGAGGGTAACCAAGGTTTTATCATATCCAACCATATTCCAAGCCTATACCAGTCCATTGAAGAAGCGTATAGTTTAGCCAAAAGCCAATCCACTCCTGATTTTGATTTGGGCCTTCCTGAACCCGAATCCATTCCCAATCATTTCAATCAGTATGATCTATCTTTGGATACGATGGGAATTGAAGACTTAGTGGCGACTGCAAAGGAAGCGCTTGGTTGGCGTAACGACTTATATTCAAAGGTCAATATTGATTCGGGAGATTTTTCGCTTAGCAAAGGTTATAAACTCATTGTATCTTCAAAGGGTGTCATGGCACATGAGCTAGGAGCGGAACTTTCTGCTTCGGTGATGGGAATGGGTGTGGATGGGGATTTAGTCGGAAGTTTTGATTATGATTCTGCCAGTGGTTTTAACAAAGACCAATTCCATACCCTTTGGAAAAAGGCTTTTACAAACTTTGGTGATAAGTGTATGGGTGCCCTTTATGCAAAACCAATCTCTGGATTTCAGGGTAAAGTTTTACTTCCGCCAGAAGCCGTGTATTCTTTTTTTCTGGGACTTTTTATTGGTTCTTTAAATGGAACAAGCCTTAGAAAAGGAAAATCGAAAATGGCAGGGAAACTGGAAGAAAAGGTAGCCTCTTCCTTACTTTCGATTTGGGACGACCCAACAAACGAACGTTTTATGGGATCTACTGGATTTGATAGAGAAGGTCTCCCTACTTCTAAAAAACCAATCCTCACAGAGGGAGTTTTGCATACTTATTTTTACAATACTTATGAAGCCAAAAAAGCTGGCCTAATCAAATCCAATGGTTGTGCTACTGGTGGAGCCCAAAGCCTACCAGGTTGCGGACCCAAACAATTGCAGATTGCCCCTGGATCTTCTTCCAAGGAGGAGTTTTTTAAACTACCCGGTAAAACTTTATTTGTGAACCGAATTTCTGGAACCAAAGACGGTGCTTCTGGAGATTTCTCTGGAGTGATTAAAGGTGGTTATGTTCTTGAGAATGGGGAAAAAATTCCAGTGCGAGAAGTGCAAATCGTAGGAAATGCATTTGATACCCTAAACCAAATCGAAGCCATCTCTAAGGAAGGGGAACTTTTGGGTGAGTCTTCTTTTGTTCCTTATATGTTATTAGATGGTTTTACAATCACAGGGGTTACGGAAAACTAA
- a CDS encoding sodium-dependent transporter encodes MKERQVEHHDGWASRIGLILAVASGAIGLGNFLRFPGQAAQNGGGAFMVPYIISFLILGIPVCLAEWTMGRMGGKHGHSTPFIFREYLKGFPLKLSGTIGVMIPVMIYVYYVFIESWCLAYAYYFLTGQMSLNGSTQDEMTKQSSTFFLQLTGADANGSSFQSPIIVFFLLCVLFNFFLVYRGLSKGLEAFAKIAMPLMGICATIILIRVLTIPGIESGLAVMWNPDWSKLTQPKVWISAAGQIFFSLSTGFGIALVFSSFLKKKDDVVLSSLSSASLNEFAEVVFGGMITIPVAFLFLGMQATSFGTFGMGFIALPSVFGMMPGGSFFGGLWFLVLFLAAITSSVTMLQPGILFLEEGFHVSRRKSSLLLFLFTFFLCLPIIYFNKDFAALDIADFYIGTIMIYILASIQIFIFVFKIGVDKGVEDANQGSLIPFPKSIRFVLKYITPWFLLFIFVSFCYMNLPEYLDKMNPEVMGLLAENKGENVEDAKTKAVVARSVVIGLFLIYGFIYLLVSKALEVKKEKVIL; translated from the coding sequence ATGAAAGAGAGACAAGTGGAACACCACGATGGCTGGGCCAGTCGTATAGGTTTGATATTAGCCGTTGCGAGTGGTGCGATTGGGCTTGGGAATTTTTTACGATTTCCAGGACAAGCGGCACAAAATGGTGGTGGTGCCTTTATGGTACCCTACATCATTAGCTTCCTGATTCTCGGAATTCCTGTCTGTTTAGCAGAATGGACCATGGGTCGTATGGGTGGCAAACACGGGCACAGTACTCCTTTTATTTTTCGAGAGTATTTGAAAGGGTTTCCACTGAAACTTTCAGGTACGATCGGTGTGATGATTCCTGTGATGATCTATGTGTACTATGTATTTATAGAATCTTGGTGTTTGGCTTATGCGTATTACTTTCTTACAGGACAAATGTCTCTGAATGGCTCTACCCAAGACGAGATGACAAAACAGTCCTCTACATTTTTTTTACAACTTACTGGAGCCGATGCCAACGGATCCAGTTTTCAATCTCCCATTATCGTTTTCTTTCTCCTTTGTGTTTTGTTTAATTTTTTTCTTGTATACCGTGGTCTTTCCAAAGGACTCGAAGCTTTCGCAAAAATTGCAATGCCACTTATGGGCATTTGCGCAACCATCATCCTCATTCGAGTACTTACGATTCCAGGAATTGAGTCTGGTCTTGCGGTTATGTGGAACCCAGACTGGTCAAAACTTACCCAACCTAAAGTATGGATCAGTGCCGCAGGTCAAATTTTCTTTTCTTTATCAACGGGATTTGGGATCGCTCTTGTGTTCTCTAGTTTTTTGAAGAAAAAAGACGACGTGGTACTCTCTAGTCTATCCTCTGCTTCCTTGAACGAATTCGCAGAAGTGGTGTTTGGTGGTATGATTACCATCCCTGTTGCCTTTTTGTTTTTAGGAATGCAAGCTACTTCTTTTGGCACTTTTGGGATGGGTTTTATTGCACTTCCGTCTGTTTTTGGAATGATGCCTGGAGGGAGTTTTTTTGGTGGATTGTGGTTTCTTGTTCTATTCCTTGCTGCGATTACCTCTTCCGTAACTATGTTACAGCCTGGGATTTTATTTTTAGAGGAAGGATTCCATGTGAGTCGCCGCAAGTCTTCATTACTTTTGTTTCTGTTTACCTTCTTTTTGTGTCTTCCTATTATTTATTTTAACAAAGACTTTGCTGCCTTGGACATTGCTGACTTCTATATTGGAACCATTATGATTTATATTTTGGCTTCCATCCAAATCTTTATTTTTGTTTTTAAAATTGGAGTGGATAAGGGTGTGGAAGATGCAAATCAAGGAAGTCTAATCCCTTTTCCCAAATCGATTCGTTTTGTATTAAAATACATTACTCCATGGTTTTTGCTGTTTATCTTCGTTTCTTTTTGTTATATGAACCTACCTGAATATTTGGATAAAATGAATCCTGAGGTGATGGGACTTCTTGCTGAAAATAAAGGCGAAAATGTAGAAGATGCCAAAACAAAAGCAGTAGTGGCAAGATCAGTGGTAATAGGACTATTTTTGATCTACGGATTTATTTATCTTTTAGTTTCGAAAGCACTAGAAGTGAAAAAGGAAAAAGTGATTCTATGA
- a CDS encoding ATP-dependent DNA helicase, with amino-acid sequence MDVQSVFTNKLPKLWKDYEVRKEQMEMATSIESAFNTGSNWVIEAGTGVGKSLAYLIPSALFSIENDCTVVVSTETKSLQDQLLYKDIPLVSEALGVSVNAMVALGASNYLCKRKYNRVMERGDFGPEMESTLQYFVNWEKQTTAGIRAEYDGFLSNSFWNSVSRESDNCLGRNCPNFSSSYYFLEKEKWKKANILIVNHHLLASHLAGDFKILPPFSQLVIDEAHAFPEIVGRAFGSEIRYELLMNLLHYLYFPEKRTGLVLKLKNSEKIMKSVEASIGYANDLFRMLLSAIPLQFNQFSTRHTERLKLDNGALEDTLADLASQLESLLTKYKKDSEDMEEKEMALGLEMVSGNLKKASSFLNDFRLKTNPNLVFWIEPPPQSSKDPFYYLFSQPKNTDEILANTLFPNMDSVVMTSATLSPTAGNFQYFLKEVGTTEVKTKTLASPFSYNTHSLLFVPKQVADPVQDPKRNKTDLSYWITRLLKLSEGDAFVLFTSNKLLSELYEELKNQVPFPIFSQTEMGPIAAKREFLANEKSVLFGVSSFWQGVDIKGDKLRNVIVTKLPFQVPTEPVLQAKMEDMERKGKSPFWEMQVPKTCLLLRQGFGRLIRSQSDTGMVSILDPRVHTKSYGKNVLQSLPKGVPLITEFNELERKFNLLPKS; translated from the coding sequence TTGGACGTACAATCCGTTTTTACAAACAAACTTCCAAAACTTTGGAAGGATTATGAAGTTAGAAAAGAACAAATGGAAATGGCAACTTCCATTGAGTCTGCTTTTAATACCGGCTCTAATTGGGTGATTGAAGCTGGGACAGGAGTCGGGAAGTCTTTAGCTTATTTGATCCCGAGTGCCCTATTCTCAATAGAAAATGATTGTACGGTGGTTGTATCCACTGAGACTAAATCATTACAAGACCAACTACTCTATAAAGATATCCCTCTTGTTTCAGAAGCCTTAGGTGTCTCTGTGAATGCGATGGTTGCTCTTGGTGCTAGTAACTATCTTTGTAAACGTAAATACAATCGAGTGATGGAACGGGGAGATTTTGGACCCGAAATGGAATCTACTCTCCAATACTTTGTGAACTGGGAGAAACAAACCACTGCGGGAATTCGCGCGGAATATGATGGTTTTTTATCCAATTCCTTTTGGAACTCGGTATCTAGAGAGTCTGACAACTGTTTGGGGAGAAATTGCCCCAACTTTAGTTCTTCGTATTATTTTTTAGAAAAAGAAAAATGGAAAAAAGCGAATATCCTGATTGTGAATCACCATTTACTGGCAAGCCACCTTGCTGGTGATTTTAAAATCCTTCCTCCATTTTCCCAACTTGTGATCGATGAAGCTCATGCTTTTCCTGAGATTGTGGGTCGGGCTTTTGGTTCAGAAATTCGTTATGAACTTCTAATGAACCTACTCCACTATCTCTATTTTCCAGAAAAAAGAACAGGCCTTGTATTAAAGCTGAAAAACAGTGAAAAAATTATGAAGTCTGTAGAGGCTTCTATTGGTTATGCGAATGATCTTTTTCGGATGTTACTTTCCGCCATTCCCTTACAATTCAATCAGTTTTCGACTCGCCATACCGAAAGACTTAAATTAGATAATGGAGCCTTAGAAGATACTTTAGCCGACCTAGCTTCTCAATTAGAAAGCCTGCTTACTAAATATAAAAAAGATAGTGAGGATATGGAAGAGAAGGAAATGGCTTTGGGTCTTGAGATGGTTTCTGGGAACTTAAAGAAAGCCTCTTCTTTTTTAAATGACTTCCGATTGAAAACCAATCCCAATTTGGTATTTTGGATTGAACCTCCTCCCCAGTCTTCAAAAGATCCCTTTTATTATTTATTCTCCCAACCAAAAAATACAGACGAGATACTTGCGAACACTCTATTTCCGAATATGGACTCTGTGGTAATGACTTCGGCTACCCTTTCCCCAACAGCTGGAAATTTTCAGTATTTTTTAAAAGAAGTTGGAACAACCGAAGTGAAAACCAAAACCTTGGCTTCTCCTTTTTCGTATAACACTCATTCGCTTTTATTTGTTCCCAAACAAGTAGCAGACCCAGTTCAGGATCCCAAACGAAATAAAACGGATTTGTCTTATTGGATCACAAGGTTACTGAAACTATCGGAAGGGGATGCATTTGTTCTATTTACTTCCAATAAACTTCTTTCTGAGTTATATGAAGAACTCAAAAATCAAGTTCCCTTTCCTATTTTTTCGCAAACAGAAATGGGGCCAATCGCCGCCAAACGAGAGTTTCTTGCCAATGAAAAAAGTGTCCTATTTGGAGTTTCAAGTTTTTGGCAGGGTGTAGACATTAAAGGTGACAAACTGAGAAATGTGATTGTCACCAAACTTCCCTTCCAAGTTCCTACTGAGCCTGTATTGCAAGCTAAGATGGAAGATATGGAAAGAAAGGGGAAAAGTCCCTTTTGGGAAATGCAGGTTCCTAAAACATGTTTGTTACTGAGACAAGGGTTTGGGCGTCTTATCCGATCGCAATCCGATACAGGGATGGTGAGTATCTTGGATCCAAGGGTACACACAAAGTCTTATGGAAAAAACGTCTTGCAAAGTCTTCCAAAAGGAGTTCCCCTCATAACGGAATTTAACGAATTGGAAAGAAAATTCAATCTTTTGCCGAAATCTTAA
- a CDS encoding LIC12015 family putative lipoprotein, producing the protein MNLNKFFTLGVMLGLTFVSLLNCSKDSEILATFDGGTVTRKEMNFVIEASKRGNTEPQPISADIQAKILESIALEKILLKDAISSKKVSEADVQKIETLVNQFLKLNVYMREYVKNGLKEKPLEFVNLQLALVRGEDEAANLKKAEELANKLNSLSNKEIAEEISKVTEDITRRPIAGKLEPFCTNCAETPLEDILTEVKKAKRGTFISYAKAGEGRIAYVVRSTGTEKVHPERLKKYFTSIFDDFKKEATEYAKTHDDADSKASVAYFTDGESADKANQFASHTMKEYEQGLYQKELKKITEESGITVANLPRFSGPTDIDPKIFTPDYALYSTRDGKNYTWKELTAEFEAIPTVLKQEYKDEKSKTWDMLNLFQSTILQGKIAETSDRVQDVGSEIGYLMQMDKMKVSLALKSLQDEIKAIPVTVTETQMRDAYEAGKLYAYADPDPKNPQNRIPKPYSAVRERIKSEMEGAQRNSFIEQKVSGLKTTYNLVVAADRLKEVTL; encoded by the coding sequence ATGAATCTAAACAAATTTTTCACTCTGGGTGTTATGCTCGGTTTGACGTTCGTATCACTTCTCAATTGCTCCAAGGATTCTGAAATCCTAGCGACCTTTGATGGTGGAACTGTAACTCGCAAAGAAATGAACTTTGTGATTGAGGCTTCGAAACGAGGAAATACAGAACCACAACCTATCAGTGCTGATATCCAAGCAAAAATTTTAGAAAGTATCGCTTTGGAAAAAATTCTATTAAAAGATGCAATCTCTTCCAAAAAAGTTTCGGAAGCGGATGTTCAAAAAATTGAGACTCTTGTAAATCAATTTTTGAAACTTAACGTTTATATGCGTGAGTATGTAAAAAATGGTTTAAAAGAAAAACCGTTAGAATTTGTAAATCTTCAACTAGCACTCGTTCGTGGTGAAGACGAAGCTGCGAATTTAAAAAAAGCAGAAGAATTGGCAAACAAATTGAATTCTTTGTCTAACAAAGAAATTGCAGAAGAAATTTCGAAAGTAACAGAAGATATCACAAGAAGACCTATTGCTGGAAAATTGGAACCTTTTTGTACGAACTGCGCTGAAACACCATTGGAAGATATTCTTACCGAAGTAAAGAAAGCAAAAAGAGGAACTTTTATTTCTTATGCGAAAGCAGGAGAAGGAAGAATTGCATATGTAGTTCGATCTACTGGAACGGAAAAGGTTCATCCAGAAAGACTTAAAAAATACTTCACATCCATTTTTGACGATTTTAAAAAAGAGGCTACTGAATATGCAAAAACTCATGATGATGCAGATTCAAAAGCATCCGTTGCTTACTTCACTGATGGAGAATCCGCAGACAAAGCAAACCAATTTGCTTCTCATACAATGAAAGAGTATGAACAAGGACTCTACCAAAAAGAACTGAAAAAAATTACAGAAGAAAGTGGAATCACTGTCGCAAATCTACCGCGTTTTTCTGGCCCAACAGATATTGATCCAAAAATCTTTACTCCTGATTACGCATTGTATTCCACTCGGGATGGAAAGAACTACACTTGGAAGGAATTGACTGCTGAATTTGAAGCCATTCCGACGGTTCTAAAACAAGAATATAAAGATGAAAAATCCAAAACTTGGGATATGCTCAATCTGTTTCAATCCACCATTCTCCAAGGAAAAATTGCAGAGACTTCAGACCGTGTCCAAGATGTAGGATCGGAAATTGGATATTTAATGCAAATGGATAAAATGAAAGTTTCTTTGGCATTAAAATCGCTACAAGATGAGATCAAAGCAATTCCCGTCACTGTGACTGAAACACAAATGAGAGATGCCTACGAAGCAGGAAAATTGTACGCTTATGCTGATCCAGATCCAAAAAACCCACAGAATCGCATTCCTAAGCCTTATTCTGCAGTTCGTGAACGAATCAAATCGGAAATGGAAGGTGCACAAAGGAATTCATTTATTGAACAGAAAGTATCAGGACTAAAAACTACTTACAACTTAGTCGTTGCGGCTGATCGTCTAAAAGAAGTTACATTATAA
- a CDS encoding DUF4416 family protein translates to MPQEFLERPPGAAFFLILSYEQEDILFELKAMGEKRFSKILYESVLLPKWTPDETEREFAYPGRWTKVLSFKQRIHREELVEKKRECLEFQTLLQKKDQSVLLIPGYVTSHNIVIAKSKDDFHRMYLFQGVFGETVYHFSRGQLVVPNTAQNYFREKEVSYFFNTLRESYEFNKFKS, encoded by the coding sequence ATGCCACAAGAGTTTTTAGAAAGACCTCCCGGTGCTGCTTTTTTTCTCATCCTCTCCTACGAACAAGAGGACATTCTTTTTGAGTTAAAGGCAATGGGCGAAAAACGTTTTTCTAAAATTCTTTATGAGTCTGTCCTTCTCCCCAAATGGACTCCTGATGAAACGGAAAGGGAATTTGCTTATCCGGGACGATGGACCAAAGTTCTTTCCTTCAAACAAAGGATCCATAGAGAAGAACTTGTTGAGAAAAAAAGAGAATGTTTGGAATTTCAAACTCTTTTACAAAAAAAAGATCAAAGTGTGCTTTTAATTCCTGGATATGTTACTTCGCATAATATAGTGATTGCGAAATCTAAGGATGATTTTCATAGGATGTATTTGTTCCAAGGGGTTTTTGGGGAAACTGTGTATCATTTTTCCAGAGGCCAACTAGTTGTACCAAACACGGCACAAAATTACTTTCGGGAAAAAGAGGTTAGCTATTTTTTTAATACATTAAGAGAATCCTATGAATTCAATAAGTTCAAATCCTAA
- a CDS encoding TldD/PmbA family protein, with translation MRNLLKECLAEESGFVELRYHHKESRSFHAERGRVESTALRKRTGIGVRVLEAGTWGFASTSEITKSSIQNAIQVAKKAARLSSALRKDKIPNLPKANFAIGDFIGKGIEDFRTRTVEEKLKLVLDIQNAAAKQSAKLQSVGCGYSEIYEEKAIVTTDGADSFFSMVRPEFRVSAVAKEDGKMESGSHSIGVTGGWDCLFRSQSATEISEEACKTAVDLLSSVLPDGGLSTVILSPSIVGLLVHEAIGHTVEADFVLSGSVAQGKIGQRVGSDLVTLCDSGFSEYYEGAGGSIPVDDEGLLPTNTVIIKNGILTSYLHNRETAERFGVAPTGSARAWEYGDVPLIRMRNTFLVPGDSSLEEMIANTKDGYYLDGAKNGQADATGEFMFAVQKAYRIQNGKITDLLKGVTVSGLAFDVLQNVDMVSKEFKWDLGSGHCGKGQPAKVDAGGPYVRTKVLLGGK, from the coding sequence ATGCGCAACTTATTAAAAGAATGTTTGGCGGAAGAGTCTGGATTTGTAGAATTACGATACCATCATAAAGAAAGTCGTTCCTTTCATGCGGAAAGAGGACGAGTTGAGTCCACTGCCCTTCGGAAACGGACGGGGATTGGAGTTCGTGTATTAGAAGCAGGAACCTGGGGTTTTGCTTCGACCAGCGAAATTACAAAATCATCCATTCAGAATGCCATCCAAGTAGCCAAAAAAGCTGCTCGCCTATCCTCTGCTCTCAGAAAAGACAAAATCCCTAACCTCCCCAAAGCAAACTTTGCCATCGGAGATTTTATTGGGAAAGGAATTGAAGACTTTCGCACTCGAACTGTAGAAGAAAAATTGAAACTGGTCCTCGACATCCAAAATGCAGCGGCCAAACAATCGGCAAAACTCCAATCCGTTGGTTGTGGGTATTCTGAAATTTATGAAGAAAAAGCCATTGTGACAACCGATGGTGCAGATAGTTTTTTTAGTATGGTACGACCTGAATTTCGAGTCTCAGCTGTTGCCAAAGAAGATGGAAAGATGGAATCGGGATCGCATTCTATTGGTGTGACTGGGGGTTGGGACTGTTTGTTTCGCTCACAGTCAGCCACAGAGATTTCCGAAGAAGCTTGTAAAACCGCAGTGGATTTACTCTCCAGCGTATTGCCTGATGGTGGACTTTCCACTGTCATCCTTTCTCCTTCGATTGTAGGCCTACTTGTGCATGAAGCCATCGGTCACACTGTGGAGGCCGATTTTGTTCTCTCTGGTTCCGTTGCCCAAGGTAAAATTGGACAACGAGTTGGATCTGACCTCGTCACGTTATGTGACTCCGGATTTTCTGAATACTATGAAGGTGCTGGTGGATCCATACCTGTGGATGATGAGGGCCTCCTTCCTACAAACACCGTGATCATAAAAAACGGAATTTTAACTTCCTATTTACACAATAGAGAAACAGCAGAACGGTTTGGTGTGGCACCCACTGGCTCGGCAAGGGCTTGGGAATATGGAGATGTACCCCTCATCCGCATGCGAAATACCTTTCTTGTTCCTGGCGATTCTAGTTTAGAAGAAATGATCGCAAACACAAAGGATGGATACTATTTGGATGGAGCTAAAAACGGACAGGCAGATGCTACTGGTGAATTTATGTTTGCCGTTCAAAAAGCTTACCGCATCCAAAATGGAAAGATCACAGATCTTTTAAAGGGAGTCACTGTTTCTGGACTGGCTTTTGATGTATTACAAAATGTAGATATGGTTTCAAAAGAATTCAAATGGGATTTGGGTTCTGGGCACTGTGGCAAAGGACAACCTGCGAAAGTAGATGCCGGTGGGCCTTACGTGAGAACCAAAGTATTATTAGGTGGTAAATAA
- a CDS encoding STAS domain-containing protein: protein MSLDDLVVSTEKIDTVYVTKLQGNLNNFTAEKCIKSVINSLKHGSVILDLEELNMVTTQGIIAFKTLSEEAFLHKHKIILINLPLSVRQAFLMAGVRNLFPIANNEEAAFKMASRPSR from the coding sequence ATGAGCCTAGATGATTTAGTAGTTTCCACTGAAAAAATTGATACTGTTTATGTTACTAAATTGCAGGGAAATCTAAATAACTTCACTGCCGAGAAATGCATCAAATCGGTAATCAATTCCCTAAAACATGGATCTGTCATTTTGGATCTAGAAGAATTGAATATGGTGACAACCCAAGGAATCATCGCTTTCAAAACCCTAAGCGAAGAAGCTTTTCTTCACAAACACAAAATCATCTTAATCAATCTGCCGTTAAGCGTTAGACAAGCATTTTTAATGGCAGGAGTTCGTAATTTATTTCCCATCGCTAATAATGAAGAGGCAGCTTTCAAAATGGCCTCAAGACCCAGTAGGTAA